Genomic DNA from Peribacillus simplex:
TACAGCCAGAATCAGTGAGAAACAACAACCTCTTTATTATGCTATCAAAACACTAGTGGATACTGGTGCTAAAATTGCCTTTGGTACAGATTTTCCTGTAGTGCCCTTAAATCCCATGATGGGTATTTATCAGGCAATCACCAGAAAAGATTTAACCGGGAAAGCGTGGCAAGTGTCGGAAGGAGTAACATTGGCACAAGCGTTAAAATACTACACGGCTACACCGGCATTCGGGTCCTTTAGGGAAAAGGAATTAGGCACATTGGAAGCCGGGAAGATAGCGGATATCGCAGTATTAAATAAAAATTTATTTAGCATATCAACAGAGGAAATTCTTGAAACAGAAGTGAAGATGACGATCATGGATGGAAAGATCGTATATGAAAACCAGGTGTCCAAACTGTATAAATAAAAAAATATAAAAAGGCAGGTAGTGAAAAATGTCAAAAGTAAAAGTCGGTCTTATTCAAATTCATTGCGGAGAATCCATTGAGCAAAATATTCAAAAAACGATAGAGAAAATAAAAGAAACAGTAAATAAAGGTGCACAAATCGTTTGCTTACAGGAACTATTTTCTTCGCAATATTTTCCGCAAACGGTCAATGTGGAAAATTATGATTTAGCTGAAGATGTAGATAGCGGTACATTAGCCGAAATGGGTGAATTAGCAAAGGAATTGGCCATTGTCTTGATTGTCCCTTTTTACGAAAGAGCGGGTGCTGGCATTTATTTCAATAGTGCAGCTGTATTTGATGCTGATGGAGAATGTTTAGGGATTACAAGAAAAAATCATATTCCGGATGGTCCCCAGTATCATGAAAAATATTATTTCGTTCCAGGCAATACTGGGTATCCTGTCTATGAAACGGCTTATGGAAAAATAGGAGTCGGGATTTGTTGGGACGAGTGGTTTCCAGAAGTTGCCCGAATTTTGAGCTTACAAGGTGCAGAGATATTATTCTATCCTTCCGCTATTGGTTCAGAGCCAGATCATCCCGAGATATCAACAAGATCATCCTGGGAAAAGGCAATTTCCGCTCATGGCATTTCTAATGGTGTATTTGTTGCTGCGACAAATCGAGTGGGCCAGGAAAAGGACATGAATTTTTACGGTGGTTCATTCATTAGCGATACATTAGGGAATATCTTAGCTTCACTTGACGATGAAGAAGGAATTATTGTGCAGGAAATTGATTTAAAAGAGATAGAAAAGACTAGAAAAATTCTGCAATTCTTTAGAGACCGACGTGTCGATACATACGGCCCTATATTACAAAAAGAAATACTTCCAACCCCATCTCCTTCAAAAAAGGGAGCGAATAAAGCGCTGTTCAGTTAATTTAAAAGGAATAGCAGGCCAGAGTACCTGCTCAGACTGTATCCAAACCTGATAATGATCGAGTTTGCCGAAATCATTATTTTTCACTCTTGGCACTCGCTTTCCGAGGGCGGTCCGGGAGCCTTCTAGGCGCCGCGCCTGTGGAGTCTTCCTTGGGAGTGTTAAATGAAATGGTAAAAACCAATTTTCCTAAATGGAGAGTTGGTTTTTTACGTTATTCAATTGGTTGTTAATGTAACAGGCATTCTATATCCTGCTTTATGGAAATAACGGGTGAAACAGCTTTTGATCGGAGCTGTCGCTAAGGCGGCCTTTTCTTTATATGACGGTTAGCGAAGAACAATGTGGGAAATACTAAGAGAATGAAAATCTTACCGAATTTTCAGAAAAATACATTGACGGGAAATTACAGTT
This window encodes:
- a CDS encoding carbon-nitrogen hydrolase codes for the protein MSKVKVGLIQIHCGESIEQNIQKTIEKIKETVNKGAQIVCLQELFSSQYFPQTVNVENYDLAEDVDSGTLAEMGELAKELAIVLIVPFYERAGAGIYFNSAAVFDADGECLGITRKNHIPDGPQYHEKYYFVPGNTGYPVYETAYGKIGVGICWDEWFPEVARILSLQGAEILFYPSAIGSEPDHPEISTRSSWEKAISAHGISNGVFVAATNRVGQEKDMNFYGGSFISDTLGNILASLDDEEGIIVQEIDLKEIEKTRKILQFFRDRRVDTYGPILQKEILPTPSPSKKGANKALFS